A section of the Clostridia bacterium genome encodes:
- a CDS encoding methyl-accepting chemotaxis protein has protein sequence MKTRRKHLRQGMGRRLTIWFLLLALVPLIGVGFLNTYMAMNQSTRSTEADLQLMASLAADQLDGWVRGEVQKLQMYSLNEALVTGTQFDRTDALKAMLEQNKPNAEMFFLAEASGEALNTWGPKMNVIDTDYFRAIRSGQDWAVSDLTANEYTGNRSIVIAVPVEGPTGFVGVLGACYSYRVIQNVVGKLKFAQTGYGYVVDSTGKVMAYPDESQIGQLNLTQTDSESVNRVTAKMLQGEPGIDRYTYDGDDKLVAYSPVPSTRWVVALTAPTAEVYAGVNAMTRTTIMIVVLVAVAIILASRTVSGQISRPIMRLAGQAEELATGDLTVSIASGFRDELGILAEAMKRMVTNTTAVLRSVVGAAADLERAVKELSEAAEATSQASEQVAETISQVSAGAQTQALTVGEVTAAAEKTQEQLVGLGENISRIARHTEETVDRTRRGETTLQELAGRVQTVAEKAGRVGEAMVRLTERARQIGGITEVITGIAEQTNLLALNAAIEAARAGEAGRGFAVVADEVRKLAEASNQQAQQIAGLISQVVEEVEKASQVTRETVQVVEEETRIGEQAWQEFTGIARAAQDMAELLRQAEAQAGVVREQGQKIVEAITDIAATSQENAASAQEIAASAQEMSSAAQSISASTENLGALMQRLKEQVEKFRLPEEPEPGPGPAMVEAEPIVEALAEPAPELGAVGEEVSAEAQQA, from the coding sequence GTGAAGACCAGAAGGAAACACCTGCGACAGGGTATGGGGAGACGGCTGACGATCTGGTTTCTGCTCTTGGCTCTGGTACCTCTGATAGGTGTGGGGTTCCTAAATACTTATATGGCTATGAATCAATCTACCCGTTCTACCGAGGCCGACCTCCAGCTTATGGCCTCCCTTGCTGCCGACCAACTCGACGGCTGGGTCCGGGGGGAGGTGCAGAAGCTGCAGATGTATTCCCTGAACGAAGCCCTGGTGACCGGCACCCAGTTCGATCGGACCGATGCGCTGAAGGCAATGCTCGAGCAGAATAAACCCAACGCCGAGATGTTCTTTCTTGCTGAAGCCTCTGGGGAAGCCCTGAATACCTGGGGACCCAAGATGAACGTTATCGATACCGACTACTTCCGGGCCATACGCAGCGGCCAGGATTGGGCGGTGTCCGATCTTACTGCCAACGAATATACCGGCAACAGGTCGATCGTAATCGCCGTGCCCGTAGAAGGGCCCACGGGATTTGTGGGGGTCCTCGGAGCCTGCTACAGTTACCGCGTGATTCAAAACGTGGTTGGAAAGCTGAAATTTGCCCAAACCGGGTATGGCTATGTGGTGGATTCTACGGGCAAGGTTATGGCGTATCCGGACGAGAGCCAGATCGGCCAGCTCAACCTTACCCAGACCGATTCCGAGAGCGTGAACCGGGTGACGGCCAAGATGCTTCAGGGCGAGCCGGGTATAGACCGCTACACCTATGACGGAGATGATAAACTGGTGGCCTACAGCCCCGTGCCCTCCACCCGCTGGGTGGTGGCGCTCACCGCCCCCACCGCCGAGGTCTACGCCGGGGTTAATGCCATGACCCGAACCACGATAATGATCGTGGTGCTGGTTGCCGTGGCCATAATCCTGGCTTCGAGAACTGTCAGCGGGCAGATCAGCAGACCCATAATGAGGCTGGCCGGCCAGGCGGAGGAACTCGCCACCGGGGATCTGACGGTAAGTATTGCCAGCGGTTTTCGGGACGAGCTGGGAATTTTGGCTGAAGCGATGAAGAGGATGGTGACCAACACCACCGCGGTGTTGCGGTCGGTAGTGGGAGCCGCGGCTGACCTGGAAAGGGCGGTTAAGGAACTGTCTGAAGCAGCGGAAGCCACTTCCCAGGCCTCGGAACAGGTGGCGGAAACCATCTCCCAGGTCTCGGCCGGTGCCCAGACCCAGGCTCTGACGGTAGGAGAGGTGACCGCCGCGGCGGAAAAGACCCAGGAGCAATTGGTGGGGCTGGGAGAGAACATAAGCCGAATCGCCCGGCATACGGAAGAGACGGTAGACCGGACCCGGCGCGGAGAGACCACGCTGCAGGAGTTGGCCGGCCGGGTGCAGACGGTGGCGGAGAAGGCGGGGAGGGTAGGCGAGGCCATGGTCCGGCTTACCGAACGGGCCCGGCAGATCGGAGGCATCACCGAGGTAATCACCGGTATAGCCGAGCAAACCAACCTGCTGGCGCTCAATGCGGCCATTGAGGCGGCGCGGGCGGGGGAGGCCGGCCGGGGCTTTGCGGTGGTGGCGGATGAGGTGCGCAAACTGGCCGAGGCCTCCAACCAGCAGGCCCAACAGATCGCCGGCCTTATTTCCCAGGTGGTAGAGGAAGTAGAAAAGGCCTCGCAGGTGACGCGGGAGACCGTGCAGGTGGTGGAGGAAGAGACGCGGATCGGCGAGCAGGCCTGGCAGGAGTTTACGGGAATAGCCCGGGCGGCTCAGGACATGGCCGAGTTGCTGCGGCAGGCGGAGGCCCAGGCAGGAGTGGTGAGGGAACAGGGTCAGAAGATCGTGGAGGCCATTACCGACATTGCCGCCACCTCGCAGGAGAACGCGGCCTCGGCGCAGGAGATAGCGGCTTCCGCTCAGGAGATGAGTTCGGCCGCCCAGAGCATAAGCGCCAGCACCGAGAACCTGGGAGCCTTGATGCAGCGATTGAAGGAGCAGGTGGAGAAGTTCAGGCTGCCGGAGGAGCCGGAGCCAGGCCCGGGGCCGGCCATGGTGGAGGCAGAACCGATCGTCGAGGCTTTGGCGGAGCCTGCTCCTGAGCTCGGGGCGGTCGGGGAGGAGGTATCGGCCGAAGCGCAACAGGCGTAG
- a CDS encoding endospore germination permease yields the protein MEPETIDGRQATWLMIGLILPTAFLVVPAITVKHAGQGAWLSILVAVPVGLAVARMVVSICLRFPGKSLLQCAEVILGRVPGKAVQFLYVWWFLHGAAFISDEFGSFLCAAIMPDTPPLVFFIVGTAVVAYGVRHGLEVLARYTQVFLPLTLTLLSVVLLLAVTEMKFSRLLPLLERTPAEILKGAATPMSWLGESVILGLIVPNLARPREAMAVAVRALLFVSFFLWACVAAAILVYGPVLPAGWLFPTYNVVRVVSIANFLERLDAVVVAAWMFGGFTKVGLFLYAAALGSAQALGLRDYRPLVGPLAVILVGLATLCRSVVDLRDFAARVWPAYTLLPFALGFPLLLLAVAALRRLGARKA from the coding sequence GTGGAGCCGGAAACCATTGACGGCCGCCAGGCCACCTGGCTTATGATCGGCCTGATCCTGCCTACCGCCTTCCTGGTGGTGCCGGCCATTACCGTCAAGCACGCGGGGCAGGGCGCCTGGCTTTCCATCCTGGTGGCCGTTCCGGTAGGCCTGGCCGTGGCCCGAATGGTAGTGAGTATCTGCCTGCGCTTTCCCGGAAAGTCTCTCTTGCAGTGTGCGGAGGTTATTCTGGGCCGGGTGCCGGGCAAGGCGGTGCAGTTCCTGTACGTCTGGTGGTTCCTGCATGGCGCTGCCTTTATTTCCGACGAGTTCGGGTCCTTTCTCTGCGCGGCCATCATGCCCGATACTCCTCCCTTGGTGTTCTTCATAGTGGGCACGGCGGTGGTGGCCTACGGGGTCCGCCACGGGCTGGAGGTGCTGGCCCGCTATACCCAGGTCTTCCTGCCTCTCACCCTGACCCTCTTGAGCGTGGTGCTGCTCTTGGCCGTCACCGAGATGAAGTTCAGCCGGCTGCTTCCCCTGCTGGAGAGAACCCCGGCGGAGATCCTGAAGGGGGCGGCCACCCCCATGAGCTGGCTGGGCGAAAGCGTAATCTTGGGTCTGATAGTGCCTAATCTGGCCCGGCCCCGGGAGGCCATGGCGGTGGCGGTGCGGGCCCTCCTCTTCGTCAGTTTTTTCCTCTGGGCTTGCGTGGCCGCGGCTATCCTCGTTTACGGTCCGGTGCTGCCGGCCGGCTGGCTTTTCCCCACCTACAACGTGGTGCGGGTGGTTTCCATTGCCAACTTCCTGGAGCGGCTGGATGCGGTGGTGGTGGCGGCCTGGATGTTCGGCGGCTTTACCAAAGTAGGGTTGTTCTTATACGCCGCCGCCTTGGGCAGCGCCCAGGCGCTGGGGCTGAGAGACTACCGGCCGCTGGTGGGCCCGCTGGCGGTAATCCTGGTGGGCCTGGCCACCCTGTGCCGGAGCGTGGTGGACCTGCGGGATTTTGCCGCCCGCGTGTGGCCGGCATACACCCTTTTGCCTTTCGCGTTGGGGTTCCCCCTCTTGCTGCTGGCCGTGGCCGCCCTCCGGCGGCTGGGGGCGAGAAAGGCCTGA
- a CDS encoding spore germination protein: MWGFRKPPRTRFRVGGRRRQEPDPGNRYPSGSSVRLSTDLDANMAMLKRTFERCSDIVYREFVLAQNPRVRLELIYADGLSDRTQISEQILRALELELAMALPGAEREKLTRGRVLELVRDRGLCSHEVRESDLLPEVVQAVLSGDAVLLVEGHARALISASRGWETRAISESEAEPTVRGPREAFVESLRINTALLRRRIKNPRLKIESLVLGKVTRTDVAVAYIEGIVNEKIVTEVKRRLQRAQELDAVLDSGYLEELIEDHPFSPFPTVNHTEKPDRAAALLLEGRVAILVDGTPFVLTVPSLLVEYLQAPEDYYERFIFASAVRLVRFTAAVLSLILPSFYVAVISFHPEMLPTPLLLSVAAQREGVPFPVFVGVLLLELAFEILREAGIRLPRPIGQAVSIVGALVIGEAAVRAGLVAASTVIVVALTGIGSFTFAYSASIALRLLRFVLMVLSASLGLFGLTCGLAVIAFHLCSLRSFGVPYLSPLAPTTQVDLRDAAFRAPWWAMFTRPRLIARQDQVRQTPNLKPAPPTRRRRR; the protein is encoded by the coding sequence ATGTGGGGTTTCCGCAAGCCGCCGCGGACCCGTTTCCGGGTCGGGGGCCGGAGGCGGCAGGAGCCGGATCCGGGAAACCGCTACCCTTCCGGTTCTTCGGTGCGGCTCAGTACCGACCTGGACGCCAATATGGCCATGCTGAAGAGAACCTTCGAGCGCTGCAGCGACATCGTCTACCGGGAGTTCGTCCTGGCCCAAAACCCCAGGGTGCGGCTGGAACTGATCTACGCCGACGGGCTCTCCGACCGCACCCAGATCAGCGAGCAGATCCTGCGGGCTCTGGAGCTGGAGCTGGCCATGGCCCTGCCGGGGGCGGAGCGGGAGAAGCTGACCCGGGGTAGGGTGCTGGAGCTGGTCAGGGATCGGGGCCTTTGCAGCCACGAGGTGCGGGAAAGCGATCTCCTCCCGGAGGTGGTGCAGGCGGTCCTTTCGGGAGACGCAGTGCTGCTGGTGGAAGGCCATGCCCGGGCCCTGATCAGCGCCAGCCGGGGCTGGGAGACGCGGGCCATCAGTGAATCCGAAGCCGAGCCTACGGTCCGGGGCCCCCGGGAGGCTTTTGTGGAGAGCCTGCGGATTAATACTGCCCTGCTCCGGCGCCGGATAAAGAACCCGCGGCTGAAGATCGAGAGCCTAGTGCTGGGCAAGGTGACCCGCACCGACGTGGCCGTGGCCTACATAGAGGGCATAGTGAACGAAAAGATAGTGACGGAGGTCAAACGGCGGCTGCAGAGGGCGCAGGAACTAGACGCCGTGCTGGACAGCGGCTACCTGGAAGAGCTGATCGAGGACCATCCCTTCAGCCCCTTCCCCACCGTCAACCACACCGAGAAGCCCGACCGGGCGGCGGCGCTGCTCTTAGAGGGCCGGGTGGCCATCCTGGTGGACGGCACCCCTTTTGTGCTCACCGTGCCCAGTCTACTCGTGGAGTACCTGCAGGCGCCGGAAGACTACTACGAGCGCTTCATCTTTGCCTCGGCGGTGCGTCTGGTCCGGTTTACGGCTGCCGTCCTCTCCCTGATCCTCCCTTCCTTCTATGTTGCCGTGATCAGTTTCCACCCCGAGATGTTGCCTACTCCCTTGCTGCTGAGCGTGGCCGCCCAGAGGGAGGGGGTGCCCTTCCCCGTATTCGTAGGCGTGCTGTTGCTGGAGCTGGCCTTTGAAATCCTGCGGGAAGCGGGAATCCGCCTGCCCCGGCCCATCGGCCAGGCGGTGAGCATCGTGGGCGCCTTGGTGATCGGGGAGGCGGCGGTGCGGGCCGGGCTGGTGGCCGCCTCCACGGTGATTGTGGTGGCCCTGACCGGCATCGGCTCCTTCACCTTCGCTTACAGCGCCAGCATCGCTTTGAGATTGCTGCGCTTCGTGCTCATGGTGCTCTCTGCCAGCCTGGGGCTGTTCGGGCTGACCTGCGGCCTGGCGGTGATCGCCTTTCACCTGTGTAGCCTGCGCTCGTTCGGCGTGCCCTATCTCTCCCCTCTCGCCCCTACCACCCAGGTGGACCTGAGAGATGCCGCCTTCCGGGCCCCCTGGTGGGCCATGTTTACCCGGCCCCGCCTGATCGCCCGCCAGGACCAGGTCCGCCAGACCCCGAACCTAAAGCCTGCTCCTCCCACCCGGCGGAGAAGGAGGTGA
- a CDS encoding Ger(x)C family spore germination protein, translating to MRTARLVLVLVLATGLLTGCWSRREITEIAVVLGTGVDRTAEGKIRLTVQIARPTAFAGATGAGGGGGGGQATPTSWVVWADGRTVEEAERSLARLVPRQLYWGHCIVLVFGEEMARHGLYPVIDFFLRSRQPREIMWVMVAKGEAREVMESYSPLANTSAQAAGFLALLKVGKFVRLKDLAEMLASREGEPVATRVEVREAGTTPGPAPGQGTSPTVPRQVEITGSAVFRRDRLIGWFNAYETTGLKWLKGEVDREVLLVPTPSREEGKVSVSIMGGRTRILPELSGDRVRFNVQMRVDAMVAEQQSLSDLARPPQAKALEALVAEEIRRRALVALRKAQQDYGVDPFRFGHAFHQKYPRQWREIEGRWNELFRRAEFRLEVKVHLRELGLEMRRVDVPPPKS from the coding sequence ATGCGCACCGCCAGGCTGGTCTTGGTGCTGGTGCTGGCGACCGGGCTCCTGACGGGCTGCTGGAGCCGGCGCGAGATCACGGAGATAGCGGTGGTGCTGGGAACGGGGGTGGACCGGACTGCGGAGGGAAAGATCCGGCTCACGGTGCAGATCGCCCGGCCTACCGCCTTTGCGGGCGCAACCGGAGCGGGAGGCGGTGGCGGGGGCGGTCAGGCAACGCCGACCAGTTGGGTGGTTTGGGCCGACGGCCGTACGGTCGAGGAGGCGGAAAGAAGCCTGGCGCGCCTGGTACCCCGCCAGCTTTACTGGGGGCACTGCATTGTGCTGGTCTTCGGGGAAGAGATGGCCCGGCACGGCCTTTACCCGGTAATCGATTTCTTCCTGCGCAGCCGCCAGCCCCGGGAGATTATGTGGGTGATGGTGGCCAAGGGCGAGGCCCGGGAGGTCATGGAAAGCTATTCCCCTCTAGCCAATACCTCGGCCCAAGCGGCGGGCTTCTTGGCGTTGCTAAAGGTGGGCAAGTTCGTCCGGCTCAAGGATCTGGCAGAGATGCTGGCCAGCCGGGAGGGGGAGCCGGTAGCCACCCGGGTAGAGGTGCGGGAGGCGGGAACCACGCCCGGGCCGGCACCCGGCCAGGGTACCAGTCCGACCGTGCCCAGGCAGGTAGAGATTACGGGGAGCGCCGTATTCCGGAGAGACCGCCTGATAGGCTGGTTCAACGCCTACGAGACTACCGGACTGAAATGGCTCAAAGGGGAGGTCGACAGAGAGGTGCTGCTGGTACCCACCCCGAGCCGGGAAGAGGGAAAGGTCTCGGTGAGCATCATGGGGGGCCGGACCCGGATCCTGCCCGAGCTCTCGGGTGACCGGGTGCGCTTCAACGTGCAGATGCGGGTCGATGCCATGGTAGCCGAACAGCAGTCGCTTTCCGACCTGGCCCGGCCGCCCCAGGCCAAGGCGCTGGAGGCCCTGGTGGCGGAGGAGATCAGGCGGCGGGCCCTGGTGGCCCTGCGCAAGGCGCAGCAGGACTACGGCGTAGACCCTTTCCGGTTCGGTCATGCCTTTCACCAGAAATACCCGCGGCAGTGGCGAGAGATCGAGGGCCGCTGGAACGAGCTGTTCCGCCGGGCGGAGTTTCGGCTGGAAGTAAAGGTGCATCTCCGCGAACTCGGGCTGGAGATGAGACGGGTGGACGTTCCGCCCCCCAAGAGTTAG
- a CDS encoding twin-arginine translocase TatA/TatE family subunit yields MNIGGFEFLIIVLVALVVLGPKELPKLGRTLGLAVREFRRASQGLREELGIDDLLDADKEEKKPS; encoded by the coding sequence GTGAACATCGGCGGCTTCGAGTTCCTAATCATAGTGCTGGTGGCCCTGGTGGTCCTGGGCCCCAAGGAGTTGCCCAAGCTGGGCCGCACCCTGGGTCTGGCGGTGCGGGAATTCCGCCGGGCCTCGCAGGGACTGAGGGAAGAATTGGGCATCGACGATCTACTCGACGCCGATAAGGAAGAGAAAAAGCCCAGTTAG
- the tatA gene encoding twin-arginine translocase TatA/TatE family subunit: MPFNIGLPELLIILVICLIVFGAGKLPSVGRALGQSIREFKEAQQGRISAAEKESGSKEQT, encoded by the coding sequence GTGCCGTTTAATATCGGGCTGCCTGAGCTGCTAATAATCCTCGTGATCTGCCTCATCGTTTTCGGGGCGGGCAAGCTTCCCAGCGTGGGCCGGGCTTTAGGACAGAGCATCCGCGAGTTCAAGGAGGCCCAGCAGGGGCGGATTTCGGCGGCGGAGAAGGAATCCGGTTCTAAGGAGCAGACCTGA